The segment ATACCACCATTACAGAAGCTACCCACCAAATATGTGCAAAAAGAGCATCTTTACATAGAGTGGGCCAAGCTTGAAACCAATCCCACAATGAAGCAGCAGTGGGGGTGAAAAAATCTAGTTTAGCCAtaacataatgccaacattgtTGAGCAAACTTACAATGGATGAATAGGTGGCCCACTATTTCAAATTCGTCACCACATAACACACATCTGAATGGATCAGCTATTTGAAGTTTTACTAATCTATCACTTGTAAGAATTCTTTTTCGAAGTGCAAGCCATTCAAAACTTCCAGCTTTGGGCATTATCAATGAATCCGCTCTTTGAGATGGCTATTGATTCTCTCTGCACTGTATAGCCATATATCCCTGCTTAACTGAGTATGAACCAACCTTGGATGGAAACCAAATGATTTCATCCGATTGACCATTTATGAAGACAAGTCTTTCCAAAAAGATTTGATTTAGCTTGAGTTTCTAATTTTCTTCAATTaatgttgttgaaaaatctttccAAGTACCTTTCCCAAAGATGCAATCTATGATGCGTATGTAATCTATAACTCTAGTGCCCCAGCTGTGAGAAAGGATTGGAATTTTTCATCGTAGCTCATGGACTTCCCTTAATGGGATGTGTCCATTCCATGAGTCATCCCAGAATAGTATGCTTTCTCCATTATGCACTTGCCCAGAGAGATAATATGTTACTACATTCCTAGAAGACATCATAAAACTCCACATTGCTGATCCTTGGAGAGGATTTGAAATTGTAAAAATTTTGATTGGCTGAGAGGAATCTCAATATTTCGCTTGCATGATTTGACACCAAATTGAAGTTGGTTTAGTGTACATATTCCACACTAGTTTACCACCAAATGCTTTATTTCTTTTGTTGAGCTGGTGCACACCCACACCTCCTGAGGTCTTATCTGCTGCCATGCTATCCAATGAAATCAAAGGGACTTTTTTTCTATCAGACATATTCCCTTTCCAAAGGAAACCTCTAATAACGTTTTCAATATTCTGGATTACTGAGTTAGGATCCTTGAGGACTACAATGTAATAATTTGGTATTGCagctagaatagatcctattagaagAATATGTGTCGAAAGGGACAACCATCTCACTTTCCAAGCAGAAATTTTGAGTTTGATTCTTTCTATCACTGTATCCCAATAGGATGTCTTATTTGCCCCCACGAAAAAAGAAATTCCTAAATACTTACCTAGAAGGTCCTCAAGCTGAAACTGAAGAGTTTGTAAGATTTTCCTTTTTAACATTTGCTTAGTATTGAAGACATGGATCTTAGATTTTTGCTCATTAATCTTCTATCCTAAAATAGAAGTATACATATCTAACACCTTTTTGACTTTCTGAGTTACTTTGAAGCTTGATTTTCCGAATAGAAGAGTGTCATCCACAAATAAAGTGTGTGTGACTGATATGCTTGTATTAGGAATGTGGATGCCTTGCCAAAGGCTAAGCTCACTTTTGTGTTTAAAACTTTGATATTGCGGCTAAGGGCTTCTGCCATGATGATAAAATGAAATGGAGGGAAAGGGTCACCTTGTCTCACTCCTTGAGTCACTTTGAAGAAGCCCAAAGGAGATCCATTTATGATAATTGACAAGCATGACATTCTCCACTTACACCATTTAGCATAAAATCCGAATTGCTTCAAAACTTTGTGCAGGAAGTCCCATTTTACCttgtcataagctttcatcatatctaacttaGCTATGAAGGCTGAGAGTTTTGAACTATGAATGgagtgtaaaacctcatgtgcCACCAATGCACCCTCAAACATTTCCCTACTTGAAACAAATCTACCTTTCTCTAGAGATATGATTTTTGGGATTAAATGTTGAAGCCTAAGGTAAATAGCCTTTGTGATAATTTTGTAGATAGTGTTAAACAATGATATGGGCCTGAAATCTACAAATATTTTTTGCTCCTTTACTTTAGGCAATATGACTATGTTTGTTACATTGAAAGTCTTTAAGATTGATCCACTCTTCCTTGATTCTTCTAAAACCTGAACCAAATCCCAACCCAAAACATCCCAACATTTCTAGAAGAAGAGAGCGGTAAATCCACCTGGACTTGGCGATTTATCTGCTCCCATGGAGAAAACAACCTTATGAACCTCCTCCAATGTGAAAGGTATCAATAAGCTATAATTATCCTGTTGATTTATGAGTGGGGTAATGGCTACTAATAGTTCTTGTTCTTCTTGATGTGGTGGGCCAATATCTAATTGAGGAGGAGCTAGTAAGATGTTGAAGAATCTGATCCCCTCATcttgtattgttgtagcatttgttaGAAGCTCCCTTATAGTAGCATATTGAATGGAGAAGATAGTTTGAGCTTCTCTTTTCATCTTGGTTGAAGCGTGAAAAAACTTTGTATTGTGGTCTCCCTCTTTGAGCCATAGCTCTCttaatttttgtctccaatagatttcttctcgtTTACATAGTTTTGTCCATGTTTCCTATAAGGTTTTCTACTTATTGAAGGTGCTAGTGTCTAGACCATGCAAATAATGTGTTCATGAATTTCTGATAACTCTTTAGAAACTTGCTCTTTTTGAGTAAAAATGTTTTGGAAAACTTGTTTATTCCAAATTTTGATTTGTCTCTTAACAAAgagcattttcttttgaaattggtACATTTTAGTTCCTTGGAGAAGCGGAGCACTTACCCACCATTGGCAAAGTAAAGGAAGAAAATGGGGCTGTctaaccacattctttcaaatttgaaggatGGCTTACGCAGGGATATGAAGTTGCCTTGTGAAATCTGCAATGAAATAGCATAGTGATCTGAGCATAGTAGAGGCACAATCTCTGATTGGAGGTTGTAGTTGTCTAGCATCCAGTAGTTTGATACCAAGAACCTATCTAATCTTTCAGCTATCTGCAAAAAATCCTTTcttttgtttgtccaagtgaattgCCCTTTCTGAGGATGAAcatcttgcaatgcattatctaTTATGAAAAATTTGAAATCTTCTATTGTTTTGTGCATGGAGGAAtaatacctcctttcttttcttgCACAGATGCAATAGCATTAAAATCTACCCCCAAAACAATCTTAGAAACAACATAATTTAGGATGTATGTTGTAACAGTATCCCATAGCTTCTTCTCATCATTGGTTGTTGTTGGCCCATGAACATTAATCAATAAAAAATTGAGATCGTGGTTCTTAACCTTTAATGCCTGCCAATTAGATTCTGAAGTATCAACTTGTATTTGCACCGATTTAGGATTCCAAAGAGTAATAAAACCCTCAAAAGCACCTGTTGTTGGATTGTGAATAACACTCCATTTTTGCCAGTTATTGATTGTGTTTTCAAAAGTTTGTTGTGAAGTTTTGGTTTCTTGAAGCAGTATAATATCTACCCCACATGCATCCAATTAACACTTGATCTGGGATCTTTTGTCAGAGACATTTAGACCTCTGACATTCCATGAAAGGAGTTTCATTGCACACGAGGAGAGAAGAAGACTCTCCTCGGCCTTTTTGAGAGTGAAAATTTACCATCCAAGTTGGATTGAATCCCAACATCAAATTTTTCCTTTAGTTTGTCAATCTTAGACTTCCTATCCCTTATCTTAGATGAAGGTTTCGATGGACTATGAGAAGACATAGTTTGGGAATTGGAGTGCTTGTGAATAATCAAATTCTGACTCTTGAGACTCTTCCATTTGCAACTCTGTTTCTTCAAAATTCGGTGCAAAGTCTATTTTGCACAATGAATCTTCGGAAGACTGGATAGGCTGAACCTTGCCCATTTTCATGTTACTATCATCATAGAAGATATCAACTACAATCTCATCTATTAACTCAGATCCTACTGACACTAACAACTCTTCTGGCAAATTTTCTAGCATCACATCCTGGACTATCTTTTTAGATACTTGAGCCTAGGCAACTTTGGTAATGTCTTGTAGCAAAAGTTGTGAAATGGTCTCTCTTTGTGGGAGATCAACAAAAAATGTTTGCTTTCCTAGGCGCATTATTTGAATGCAAAAAAGAGGATTACACTTCAAAGTTTTAAGCAGTGCCATATTAATAACCTTGATCGAACCACAATGAGGGCTTGTTGCTGACTGTAGAGGAGTACAATGATTAGATTCCCCAAAAACTATGGTGTTGACCAGATTTGGTTGGGATACATTGTACAAACTACTCCTTTCATCTTCTGAGTCTTGACACTTCTCTGcttgaaaatatgattgattatTATGCAGCATGACCAGCTGTGAACTGATTGAAGTATCTACTTTTGTTAGTTGCATAGATTGTAGGCATTTATCTTGAAGATGTTCCAAAGAGTGGCAGACAATGCATGTGTTTTGTTTACTTTCTATAAAAATGGATTGGGTCCGTTGTCCATTAGCTGAGTTGATTTGAATATCCTTGGGGACTTTCTTAGAAGTGTCCAATAAGATGCATGTCCTTACAGATTTGGAGGGGTCATGGAAGGACGATTTGTTATGTTTGAGAAAAATACCAATCTAATTTGCCAATAGTTCAATGATAGGTAGTTCCCTAAATTCTAGAGGCAAAGCTTGTAGTTGTACCCAAAAAGGAACAAATCGATTGTCAAAACTAGCAGATGAAAAATGTGGTGACCAAGCATTCATGCAAAGACCAGCCCCTTGAAAGACCCAAGATTTGTTTTTGAAAACAACATCCCTATGCTTATTTGCATGAAACAgaacaagaaaaataccttttgcgACATCCAAGAAGAAAACTTGGTCCACACCTTCCCATTCATTCTTTAAAAGAGTTTGCAATGCTGATATTGGTAACACAGTTTGCCAAAACTTACAGATTGTGGATCTCTGCCTCAGAGCCTTAGATTGAGGTAACAGTTGGTCCTGCAGAAAAGTAATGGATGAGGAACCCTCTTGGATCAAAGAATCCTCACATTTTCCCATGGAAGGCTATCTCTactgttgtttttctttctttcaccatgttttttcccctttcTTATCAAACCCATAAGTTGTAAGTTTGGAATTTGTGCTTTGTGGTTTGGTTTGTTGGAAGCATCTCCCTTGTGTTGAGATCATGATAATATGtaccctccacctccacctccaacttTCAGCTATTATCTGCATCTTTGCCCTCCTCCTGAGAATGCATAGGTTTGTGGGTCTCCTTGTGGGGCTTTTGAAATATTCTATCATGAGCTGAAAACTGAGACCTATATTGATCTTTTGGTCATTGATCAAACCCTTTATGTTGTGTTCCAGAATATTGAGGCTTGTAATTTGAAGTTCGAGTTCGGTAATCTTTAGCTGCTTCTTGATGAAGACGGTGGAGATACAAATGACCTTCCGGCTGACATGAGAATCTCTCATCCCTGTGTGGATCCTCCTCACATATATCAAAAACGGGTTGCTTTGCCCTACTTAACTTTGGAAGCCATCGAAAGGGAACCCAGTTAGGTCTTTTGACCTATAAGTCGGTATCAGTTATTTTGTTGCGATTTGTCGAGAAAACCCATTATACCTCTGCTGAGCATTGACCCTTTTGTCTGCATTTCCATATCTCTCCTCTGTACTCGACGGCCATGACTCTCTATAACCCCAATCTCTATTCTACTTCCAAAAACTGCCCCCTCTACACCAAATGGTCATATTCGCCTGATCTTTGGACGACGGCCATGGATCTCTGTAACTCCAATCTCTGTTCTGCTTCCAAAAACCGTCCCCTCTACACCCAACGGTCATATTCACTATCCCCTCAcaaccttcttgttatatctctCTATCCAATTTTTTGTGTCAGTTTCTTTGAAATCGAGCCACTGTAGAGAATATATAAGAAAACCAAGTGTGTAAGAAGTTAaactataattaatttaatttccaaTGCACAAGTTCAAAGCTCTTCCACTATTTCCTCCTCCTTGcattgtaatctacattatttgacTATTTTTAGCCTCCAAATGAAACATGCACCATTATTGCCTGTCAGCCATTGGGAACCGACTATGTTAGTCTCCGATCCATTATTAGTTTAAACCCATAATTTTCAATTCTTTGGTTACTAaagatatgaaaaaattataatttcatcataaacatgaaaGAAATAGTTTATTATATAAATTCAGAAAATAGGTTATTAATGAAAGAAGGTTGTGCTGTATAAGACATAACAACAATTTATAAATTTCAGTCatggataaaaagaagaaaaattaaagGTAAAAAAAAGAATTCAAAACTACATAGCTTTGTCCTTATCAAACATGCAATATTAGTTTAAATGAAAGCAAATGTACAACCAAGAAAATCTAATCCATCAGAACTAAAATGCtatctaaaatttaattatttttatgataTTCAAAAGAAATCACAATTATTCAATTAcctgaaaaattaaaataaacatttaataATTCTCTAAGTGATTGTGTGTGCATTCTATCACAACCTTATATTGTCATCATGCTAAGTTCCCTTTCTCTAATGAGGTGGGAAAGGAGTAGGGGGAGGAGGTGGGgtagggggtggtgaatcagtttggAACTTCAAAACAAATTATTAACAAACAAAATTAACTAACTTAGCATTAACACATTAATCACCAATACAtgagcatcaaccatcaacacataaacactagatttatgtggaaaacccaaacatggaaaaaccacgatgagaatctgactcacaatatgaataacaatgattACAACATTTTAGACCTACTGCCAAGGAGCACCAAAACCTGAAGGACTTGCaaagctaaggcacacaacctgaggaaagatacaaagaggacttgcttgactgaagatcacttcttcacgACAAGGTACAAACTATTGCCAAAGGACTCACTGTTAGTCAATCAACGAATGAAATAGTTGAATTGTAATTGAGAAGAATTCTCTTGAACATGAAATTGTCCATGAACAACTAGATCAAGTGATCACCATCAATGCAAACATCTCTGGTAATCTTCACTGGACATCACAACACACTATCTTgcaaaatatatcaccttcaaagctcttctcaaactaACATTTACACAACTACAAACTCAAATCtgctttcatatcatttgcataaacTTCTCACACAATCCACTTTCCAtcacatcacaattcatccatccgcacatcttaaatatgagatacaacattgaaaacctaattaagggttgaccaaaatagaaaaaacaatattacacaaaataagccactcaGACCTAAAATACTCAAATTGTtctactccaagagaaagagggaaacAAAAAATATTGCAATACATCCTTCCACAATTGATCCAATGATCCGCACATGCTAAGACATTCTCCAAAGTTGCTACCAGACGTATCGTGTAGAAATAGCAACCAGTCGGCCACCTAACCTCTTcttatgcaaaatactccatgtgaATCTCCACAAGCCATGGtgaggcccaaaacaacatctcaggacaactttcaacaatatatgcaaatcaaaagaatatgatccactaaaccacAACACAATTAGCAACATATCTGAAGCACACCAAAAGCTTTTCGGACCATCTTGAATACAATaagccacaaccaacaccaaaaatatTAACTACTACACAAAACACAATGTGCAACAACCAAGATCATATCTGGACCAACATCTATCCAGATAAtcaagtttgatatcaatgacaaccatacaagttCATGCTTCCAACATCTTTTGCACTCATCGAAATGACACTAGAATATTAATCCATGTTAGTAtccataatcaaaatcaaaatccaatatTCATCATAACGTTTTACATTCTCTAAAATAATAGTCAGATTTTGATTGCTTCAAATCTACAtagttgttgcaaggtgtgcgcccttggtctctgtGCAACACAAGTGgtgggtttgtgacatggtttaacttCCTCCCATGGATTATATGTGTCTGGTGGTTGTAGTGGGTATTGATAGACCGACCTTTTGGCGCAATGACAATCatacccaacaattggtatcagagcctagttcctcagaataagtttaacaacttgaggaagatctgggaaggGGATTCAATGGATTTTGATGGTCTCCAATATCAACTCCTAGTTGCACTAGATGATTTTGATTAGTCCAAAGTTGAAGTCCGAGAACTGTAAGGGAATCTTAAGGATGCTAAAAAATCCATTCAAtcattgaaagatcaattgaacaagtaaagggaaaagagaaaggaacaatGTGAGAAGCTAAAATAGAAGGGAAGAAAAAGCATGGAAAATAGTCACCTAAGTCAAGCCTTGAAAGAGAAGACACAAGAATGTGGGAAACTTGCAGAAGAAAATGCAGCTCTAaagcatgagatggaatctattgtgATGGGGTTGGCAAAGGAAattgaaggaagaaagaagagTGAAGAGAATCGTTCTCGGtccttgaaagatagatctgatgaatgttgtagacatAATTGTGAGAATGATCAGGTGAAGCTTGAACTGCAGCAATCCAAAAACAATGAggaagaacttgaaaggcagattgtcattcttagggatgaacttgctgctacaaatgagtacaaggagaagttcaagattagctcaaAAGCTTGATGAAACTATTGGAAGCCAGAAGAGTGAATATGACAAGCGAGGTATTGGATTTAATAAAGGTGAACACTttggatctggtcaaagcaatcctaagtcaaaaaatcagaagaacaaaactaaaaggtctttggtaagacaacctaatgctcaaaagttcaatgccaattgttttgtttgcaataaatttggtcataaggctagtcaatgcagaagtagAATGAATCAAAATAGTCCATCTTTCTCCGGtcaatgttttaactgcaataattATAGACATAAATCAAGTGAATGCAGAAGTATGATTAATAATTCTTTCAATAGAAGGAATATTAGATactatacatgtggtaggtttgggaAAAAatttaatcaatgcagatcaagagaaaatcaagggagttatggtttGGGCAAAGAAATGTTGTGTGgtacaattgcaacaaatccactcacattgcaagattctgcagaagcaataATGTGAATAGGAATGGTCTGGCCGAAAAGAACAAGAATTTACAGGCatatgataaagggaaagagaaagtAGATGAAATCgggaatcaaatgaagaagacatgggtgagTAAGACTAATATTGATGCAACAAATGGGTCCACACTTGAATCCAGTGCTAGAAATTTCTCCCAGAATTGATTTAAGGCCTCTGGCCTAGGGGGTTTTCATGAAAATCTTATACCCCACTATAACAAATGATACATGAATCTGACAGGTTGATAGATGTTGTATTAGGCTATTTTAGATGATTgggattggttttcaaaagatATTGGGCAACATTGAAGATTCACAAATGAATTTTGTGCAACAGTCTGAAAAAGAAAGATATCCAGAAGGTTTAGggtaaaatgcatttattgcacccTAAAAGTTAGATATGAGAGTGATAAAAAGAAACTATGcctcttcatttgtcactttgcattcgaaGAAAAGAGAAGGAGAGCACTCTACAAGAATATTTTCTGAGAGATCAAAGCGTGAAGGATATTCCCATGTGAAACCCTAATCCAGTGAAAAggtatttgatgctctgcaaaagagGACAAGTTAGATGAAAacctgtggtagtataacacacacacaaacaacaaaaaacaagtgttaaagttagtgttattcaaccaaagattaacctaagcaggcatatcaaaagagataccaaaagcatgagagaatatttaactaggaaagtaaatatgatgaggcatctccaaatgcctcctaacatgctcttagatctttctcctttgttcctctcctctccaagttccaaactagtgtagctctcaacaactttttgcactatggatgcttatggaggtttgagattgaagtatttgctctaaatgtaaataaaaagctaatactagatgctatgatgctaaaatgatttatttttaaccaaaatgacaagatattagtgattatgctaaatgctcccTAAAATTctttataacttagatgcatacaagttttcaggattatgactatgaatgcaaaatgcttgaggatttgaaaatgaggaatgtgagctctatttataggtaaaatggaacaatggatggttgagattgagtaatctcaacaagggtcgggattgaatgatattcaatccatgtgaaggctttcaacccaatcccaggatgacaagtgttaatgtgagataggttgagaggagggggaataagcattaaatgcttgacatgacctaagagttaacttgggagtcaaggtcaaagttgggttgagtgaataaattctttattcaaagaataaagtttttatccaatggataaactcttgtgcaaaggcaaaagggataaccatggtcaaagcaataaatgtttgaggagacacatgagtgcaagttgatataaccataaatggctatgtaagagccataaatggtcatgtaagagccattagtggtcttggaagactttggaggttaaattgttgaacacacaaagcattaaatgcttttcaaagactttgaagtctttgagaagcgactccatgttgcttaggaatgtgacaataattaggggatggattaggctaattaggaaggggttagaagaatctagaagggggtttaggcttgcaagtggatttggtgggtgaaggaaaataggatttttatttaaaataaattaatttatttcaataaatgtgtgcaagttgcatttgtaggaaaatgcaagtgggggggataaatgatttaaataaatgtttgattttatttatttaaaagaggaacaagggggatttaattaaataaatagaatttattcttttaattgatttgtgaatttggttgaatgaattaattaaaataaattgaataatttatttaattaataggagaatgtttgaagatgaattaattaaatattaatttaattaactgatggctagtggatttttaatcaaactaatacgaaatattcatttaattaaaatggacagatttatgtgactacagtatttATTTATAAAACTTTTCGagttgaaattttttgaaatggcgACTCCACTAGTTGCTAATATCACTAAAAGAGCTCGTCCAAATTTCAAGAAGCATCTGTTTATATTTGTTGAAGTAGATCCTCTAGTTGCCTTTTCATCGGTACCATACGGTGTTTTACATGTTGAAGATATTAGGGTTTATATTCATGCCAATCTTGAGAAATTAGGAAGTTCACATATGTTAAATCTTTATTCcaagaagatgttggatgagagtTTCAGGCTCAAGTAAGAATACCAATTACTGGAAGAGAAGAGTTTTGTGCAGTTTGTCAAGTTCCCTTTGTTTGATGAACATGAGTGGGTCTGGTATATAAACTTCCCATGGTTAAACAAGTCATTTAAGATCACCAAGAATGTCATTAGGGTTGTAAATGGTCTATGCTCATCCAGTGATTTGCCCACATTGAAGTCCATGAGGAACCAGATAGTCATAGATACAACCGGTTCAAAATTTGACAAGAGGgcaatgacaatcaatgacataCTAGAGCACGATGTGAGATTGGCttgtatggtgattggttacaaaaTCTACCACTCCAACAGGGAAAATTCAGCATCCGGTACTACAATTTATGCAGCATAAGAGATGGTCAAGGAAAACATGAAATATAATCTATGTGAGTTTCTCTAGAGTGAGCTGATGAAGAATATGacaaagattaagaaggat is part of the Cryptomeria japonica chromosome 10, Sugi_1.0, whole genome shotgun sequence genome and harbors:
- the LOC131064337 gene encoding uncharacterized protein LOC131064337; translation: MGKCEDSLIQEGSSSITFLQDQLLPQSKALRQRSTICKFWQTVLPISALQTLLKNEWEGVDQVFFLDVAKAGYFCTRQSLAFVDGREGGHPEQPETKSAGLAAATDGKPRRNCWAFQISSALSSL